A single window of candidate division KSB1 bacterium DNA harbors:
- a CDS encoding TonB-dependent receptor, with the protein MHKKAFALAVVLLTIPMLIYAGNTGKVRGRVIDKDTKDPIPGVAVILEGTMMGAATDINGYYIILNVPVGTYSVRAQMMGYQTVVISNKRVSADLTTECDFELSPTVLEGQVVTIVAERPIIEKHVTNTVKTIQAEDLQNIPIRGVAVAMQLSSAVVDGQYVRGSRNEETVTYIDGVMTSRLRDGAANVASVINNAIEEVTFQAGGFNAEYGFANAGVLWSTTKTGQKEYHFNIEAISDEVFKGKNGRTLGTQSWGYNTYTVTASGPVPFTNDNLRFFVAGERNYNGGYAVFNEGFVVDTVIVWGKGTANERAFPFKAELKPGPYPGYSYRSWDMNSNLVWDVRPVRVKVGANYHWDRSQGGATWGNIVNYKKNGVTISNNQRYYLNVTHQVNPRLFYTANLGYFRVFSEYGDPDLWDEYWKYADPQYNVGPDGNTVLRGWGLTYTLSLYGLITLQPTGLVTSGYGKSEQVNFGPKLDLVWQFNNWNELKTGFEYNYYTIRRYDIPAFTISKALHDREIDPSNKQTDYDIYRSNISHYGYDIWGNPTSKDTWYDATDDQGRIGKVNGHDAPKHPIRAAFYIQDKVELKDLILNAGVRVDYLTTGTLSYKDPRNLILNAWTLVDDQSFGPERQYWKVSPRLGWSFPVTDRTVFHAQFGKFVQLPRLDDLYDTHGLVGRFLQGGNARTMPNPNLKPEQTTQYEVGLKQQLGENASLMATVFYKDIRDYIQIRVTLPEPGLGYGAFYELRNIDFGTTTGVTFALNLRRTKRIAATLDYTYSKAMGTGSSSRDHFDIAWQDQNLRFPTIITPLQQNQDHVGNVNLDFRLTKDDGPVVFGVRPLANLGANLLFTMHSGSRYTKIEPGPGGLFAQNAPRPLEALNSSVMPWYYRTDLKVDKTVEISRFKIRPYIWVYNLFNRKNVTGVYRQTGEPHDNGWFLTEDGKAWAEIYGSKGVYYAKKALSGAGATNLATPRILRFGLMIDY; encoded by the coding sequence ATGCACAAGAAGGCTTTCGCTCTGGCTGTTGTTCTCCTCACAATCCCCATGCTAATCTACGCGGGAAATACGGGTAAGGTGAGGGGAAGGGTGATCGACAAAGACACCAAGGACCCCATCCCCGGGGTCGCCGTCATCCTGGAAGGCACGATGATGGGCGCAGCCACCGATATCAACGGCTACTACATTATCCTCAACGTCCCGGTTGGCACCTACAGCGTGCGCGCCCAGATGATGGGCTACCAGACCGTGGTAATTAGCAACAAGCGCGTGTCTGCTGACCTCACTACCGAATGCGATTTCGAGCTCTCGCCCACGGTCTTGGAAGGCCAGGTGGTGACTATCGTTGCCGAGCGCCCCATCATCGAGAAGCACGTCACTAACACCGTCAAGACCATTCAGGCAGAGGACCTGCAGAATATACCCATCCGGGGTGTGGCCGTGGCAATGCAGCTCTCCTCGGCAGTGGTCGATGGACAGTACGTTCGCGGTAGCCGCAACGAGGAGACGGTCACCTACATCGACGGCGTCATGACCAGCCGTCTGCGCGATGGTGCCGCCAACGTCGCTTCGGTGATCAACAACGCGATCGAAGAGGTAACCTTCCAGGCTGGTGGCTTTAACGCAGAGTATGGCTTTGCCAACGCCGGCGTGCTGTGGTCTACTACCAAGACGGGCCAGAAAGAGTACCACTTTAATATTGAGGCCATTTCCGACGAGGTGTTCAAGGGAAAGAATGGGCGCACCTTGGGCACGCAATCGTGGGGCTACAATACCTACACGGTGACGGCCAGTGGCCCGGTCCCCTTTACCAATGACAACCTTCGCTTTTTTGTTGCCGGCGAGCGCAATTACAATGGCGGCTACGCCGTGTTCAACGAGGGCTTTGTAGTCGATACAGTGATCGTGTGGGGCAAGGGCACGGCCAATGAGCGCGCGTTTCCATTCAAGGCAGAGCTGAAGCCAGGGCCGTATCCGGGCTACAGCTACCGTTCCTGGGATATGAACAGCAACCTGGTGTGGGATGTGCGGCCGGTGCGCGTCAAGGTCGGCGCCAACTACCACTGGGATCGGAGCCAGGGCGGTGCCACGTGGGGCAATATCGTCAACTACAAGAAGAATGGCGTGACCATTTCCAACAACCAGCGGTACTACCTGAACGTCACCCACCAGGTCAACCCACGGCTGTTCTACACCGCAAACCTTGGCTATTTCAGGGTTTTCTCCGAGTATGGCGATCCCGATCTGTGGGACGAGTACTGGAAGTACGCAGACCCGCAGTACAACGTGGGCCCGGACGGCAACACAGTGCTGCGAGGCTGGGGCCTCACCTACACGCTCAGCCTTTATGGGCTGATAACTCTTCAGCCAACCGGCCTGGTAACCTCCGGGTACGGCAAGAGCGAGCAGGTGAACTTTGGCCCCAAATTGGACCTGGTATGGCAGTTCAACAACTGGAACGAACTGAAGACCGGGTTCGAGTACAACTATTACACCATCAGGCGCTACGACATCCCGGCGTTCACCATCTCCAAGGCACTCCATGACCGGGAGATTGATCCGAGCAACAAGCAGACCGACTATGATATCTATCGGAGCAACATCTCGCACTACGGCTACGACATCTGGGGCAACCCGACCAGCAAAGACACATGGTACGACGCAACCGACGATCAGGGGCGCATCGGCAAGGTGAACGGGCACGACGCCCCGAAACACCCGATCCGCGCGGCCTTCTACATCCAGGACAAGGTGGAGCTGAAGGACCTCATCCTAAACGCTGGGGTGCGCGTGGACTACTTGACCACTGGCACCTTGAGCTACAAGGACCCCCGCAACCTGATTCTCAACGCCTGGACGCTGGTGGATGACCAGAGCTTCGGGCCGGAGCGGCAGTACTGGAAGGTGAGCCCGCGGCTTGGTTGGTCGTTCCCGGTGACCGATCGCACGGTCTTCCACGCGCAGTTTGGCAAATTCGTGCAACTGCCGCGACTGGATGATCTTTATGACACGCACGGACTGGTGGGGCGCTTCCTCCAGGGCGGCAACGCCCGCACCATGCCCAACCCGAACCTGAAGCCGGAGCAGACCACCCAGTACGAGGTGGGCCTCAAGCAGCAACTTGGCGAAAACGCCAGCTTGATGGCGACGGTCTTTTACAAGGACATCCGCGACTATATTCAGATCCGGGTGACCCTGCCCGAGCCTGGCCTGGGGTATGGTGCCTTCTACGAGCTGCGCAACATCGACTTTGGAACTACTACGGGTGTGACCTTTGCCTTGAACCTGCGGCGCACAAAACGGATTGCGGCGACTCTGGACTATACGTATTCGAAAGCGATGGGCACCGGCTCCAGCAGCCGCGACCACTTTGACATCGCCTGGCAGGACCAAAACCTCCGCTTCCCGACCATCATCACGCCCCTGCAGCAGAACCAGGATCATGTGGGCAACGTGAACCTCGATTTCCGGCTCACCAAGGACGATGGACCGGTGGTCTTTGGCGTGCGACCGCTTGCCAACTTGGGTGCTAACCTGCTCTTCACCATGCACAGTGGCAGCCGCTACACCAAGATCGAGCCAGGGCCAGGGGGGCTGTTTGCGCAGAACGCCCCGCGGCCATTGGAGGCTTTGAACTCCTCGGTGATGCCGTGGTACTATCGGACAGACCTGAAGGTGGACAAGACGGTGGAGATCTCGCGCTTCAAGATCCGTCCCTACATCTGGGTCTACAACCTGTTTAACCGCAAGAACGTGACCGGCGTGTACCGTCAGACCGGGGAACCGCATGACAACGGTTGGTTCCTGACCGAAGACGGCAAGGCCTGGGCGGAGATCTACGGCAGCAAGGGCGTTTACTACGCCAAGAAGGCGCTGAGCGGTGCCGGCGCCACCAACCTTGCCACACCCCGCATCCTCCGGTTTGGCCTGATGATTGACTATTGA
- a CDS encoding T9SS type A sorting domain-containing protein, producing MKRTMVAILVAALAVLMLGQTSAVAKSPTSRLSKSLIKDHCKYIDVNQIRASVMNNGTFTRHPITGNSDLEWPKGTGKYACYNAGIWIAGKVGGATRTACADYNVEYQPGLILPDGTPDNPSDPKYRVYKVHKNYPDGYAPLDIDPWSAWPVDQGAPVNPDGSIKWYGDEQLYAVMNDLDANLHNIAYHTLPIGIELHLLVFAFDRPGALGNTVFFQYTIINKGADHLQQAYIGVWSDVDLGDANDDLIGYDLERGMAYVYNGRPIDATYGDRPPALGFDFFRGPMVPSPGDTVKLPDGTVYPNRKLLDATAFVKYYNPHPIYRDPRYSAEGAEELYNYLAGLKSDGSAWIDPTTGQATTFLNTGDPVRGTGWLSTMEAPPQDIRILISAGPFTLAKGDTQVVVAGLIIGQGNNRLSSIEVLRFYDKFAQAAYDKGFQVPTPPRAPEVRVTPLDRKVLLTWGKEAENYTEFGYEFEGYNVYIGASPGGPWKRLATYDAENGVMSVLDEEYDPNTGFVLELPAAYGSDLGLSYTYTLERDYEGFRLANGRNYYVCVTAYSFGVKGVPKILESSKNVLTVTPYQPQPGTVVSHKEFEEVSVTHSKGNADPLTWEWWVQLVDPLRVSTGDYRVTVNPDCTWTLHRNGQVVVGYDHVKPVEATKTIDKDISHSTLVGAPLDFYIAGRLDFTRPEHRKTWLAQVLTPTSDPTMLTALTGPYQQGKSATNKAVNGPFKKGTTDPRFMGNTIEIRFTGKVDEKGEVISGGSLSTLLYGFGDPANFMLWHPRNPKRGVSRDPFTVRVPFEVWDVTRGVQVNSAFCDNAQKIADTLFVGTDSGFVATWAPRGKCTVFVFWTAYNDSVHNCGYSGQDRNATWMFAYNENAKWQTGDVVQLRFPPPVTPGEDEWTFSIKGVERNVVEDAKKRLDIINVYPNPYLAHNIEERTLHQEHVKFINLPEKCTIRIFNLAGDLIQTIEHDSPNPTHEWDLRNENFLPVASGLYIAHIEVPGVGSKVLKMAIVFGQQRLRNL from the coding sequence ATGAAGAGAACGATGGTCGCTATTTTGGTAGCGGCTCTTGCAGTGCTGATGCTCGGTCAGACCTCGGCGGTGGCCAAGAGCCCCACGAGCCGGTTGAGCAAGTCCTTGATTAAGGACCACTGCAAGTATATTGATGTCAATCAGATCCGTGCTTCGGTGATGAACAACGGCACCTTTACCCGTCACCCCATCACCGGCAACTCGGACTTGGAATGGCCCAAGGGCACCGGCAAGTACGCGTGCTACAACGCGGGTATCTGGATCGCCGGTAAGGTGGGAGGCGCCACGCGGACGGCCTGCGCGGATTACAACGTAGAGTATCAGCCCGGCCTGATCTTGCCAGACGGCACGCCCGATAACCCGTCCGACCCCAAGTACCGCGTCTACAAGGTGCACAAGAACTACCCGGACGGATACGCGCCGCTGGATATCGATCCGTGGAGTGCCTGGCCGGTGGACCAAGGGGCACCAGTGAACCCGGATGGGTCTATCAAGTGGTACGGCGATGAGCAGCTCTACGCAGTCATGAACGACCTGGACGCAAACCTCCACAACATCGCTTACCACACCCTGCCCATCGGCATCGAGCTGCACTTGCTGGTGTTCGCTTTCGATCGACCCGGTGCTCTGGGTAACACCGTGTTCTTCCAGTACACCATTATTAACAAGGGCGCTGACCATCTTCAGCAAGCGTACATCGGCGTCTGGTCGGACGTGGACCTTGGGGACGCCAACGACGACTTGATCGGGTATGACCTCGAGCGAGGCATGGCCTACGTCTACAACGGCCGCCCGATCGACGCCACCTACGGTGATCGCCCGCCGGCCCTGGGCTTCGACTTTTTCCGCGGGCCCATGGTGCCGTCGCCCGGCGACACAGTGAAGCTTCCTGATGGAACGGTCTACCCGAATAGGAAACTACTGGACGCCACTGCGTTCGTCAAGTACTACAACCCCCACCCCATTTACCGGGATCCACGCTATAGCGCTGAGGGCGCGGAGGAACTCTACAACTACCTGGCCGGGCTAAAGTCTGACGGTTCGGCGTGGATTGACCCCACCACTGGGCAGGCGACGACCTTCCTGAATACTGGCGACCCGGTACGGGGCACCGGCTGGCTTTCTACCATGGAAGCTCCGCCGCAGGACATTCGTATCCTCATCTCGGCTGGACCGTTCACCTTGGCCAAGGGTGACACGCAGGTGGTGGTAGCCGGCTTGATCATAGGCCAAGGCAACAACCGCCTGTCGAGCATCGAGGTGCTGCGCTTCTATGACAAGTTCGCCCAGGCGGCCTATGACAAAGGCTTCCAGGTTCCTACCCCACCGCGTGCACCAGAGGTGCGGGTTACGCCGCTGGACCGCAAGGTGCTATTGACCTGGGGCAAGGAAGCGGAGAACTACACCGAGTTCGGCTACGAGTTTGAAGGGTACAACGTCTATATCGGCGCCTCGCCGGGCGGGCCGTGGAAACGCTTGGCGACCTACGACGCGGAAAATGGCGTGATGTCGGTGTTGGACGAGGAATACGACCCGAACACAGGCTTTGTGCTGGAGCTGCCGGCGGCCTATGGCAGCGACCTCGGCCTGAGCTACACCTACACGCTGGAGCGGGACTATGAAGGGTTCCGCTTGGCAAACGGCCGCAACTACTACGTGTGCGTGACCGCCTACAGCTTCGGCGTCAAGGGCGTGCCGAAGATCTTGGAGAGCTCCAAGAATGTACTCACGGTAACGCCGTATCAACCGCAGCCAGGTACGGTAGTCAGCCACAAAGAGTTTGAAGAGGTCTCCGTCACGCACTCCAAGGGCAATGCTGACCCGCTAACCTGGGAGTGGTGGGTGCAACTGGTTGACCCGCTCCGCGTCAGCACCGGCGACTATCGCGTCACGGTCAACCCGGATTGCACTTGGACTCTCCACCGTAACGGTCAGGTGGTAGTTGGCTATGACCATGTGAAGCCTGTGGAAGCCACCAAGACCATCGACAAGGATATTAGCCATTCGACCTTGGTCGGTGCCCCCTTGGACTTTTACATTGCTGGGCGACTGGACTTTACGCGGCCCGAGCATCGCAAGACCTGGCTGGCCCAGGTGCTGACGCCCACCAGTGACCCGACCATGCTTACGGCGCTCACCGGCCCTTACCAGCAGGGCAAGTCGGCCACCAATAAGGCAGTCAATGGACCGTTCAAGAAGGGCACTACCGACCCACGATTCATGGGCAATACCATCGAGATCCGCTTCACCGGCAAAGTGGACGAGAAAGGTGAGGTGATCTCTGGAGGCTCGCTTTCGACGTTGTTGTATGGGTTTGGGGACCCTGCCAACTTTATGCTTTGGCACCCAAGGAACCCCAAGCGCGGTGTATCCCGTGACCCATTCACCGTGCGGGTGCCGTTTGAGGTGTGGGATGTGACCCGAGGGGTGCAGGTGAACTCTGCGTTCTGCGACAATGCGCAGAAGATTGCCGACACCTTGTTTGTGGGTACTGACTCCGGCTTTGTAGCCACCTGGGCACCGCGCGGCAAATGTACGGTGTTTGTCTTCTGGACGGCCTATAACGACTCGGTCCACAACTGCGGCTATTCAGGCCAGGACAGGAACGCGACCTGGATGTTCGCCTACAACGAAAACGCCAAGTGGCAAACGGGCGACGTGGTGCAGCTGAGGTTTCCGCCCCCTGTCACCCCCGGTGAGGACGAGTGGACCTTTAGCATCAAGGGCGTGGAGCGCAATGTGGTGGAGGACGCCAAGAAGCGGCTGGACATCATTAACGTCTACCCGAACCCGTACTTGGCGCACAATATTGAGGAGCGCACGCTCCACCAGGAGCATGTCAAGTTCATCAACCTGCCGGAGAAGTGCACCATCCGCATCTTCAACTTGGCGGGTGACCTGATCCAGACCATCGAGCACGACAGCCCGAATCCGACCCACGAGTGGGATCTGCGCAATGAGAACTTCCTGCCGGTGGCGAGCGGGTTGTACATTGCTCACATCGAGGTGCCAGGCGTCGGGTCCAAGGTGCTGAAGATGGCCATCGTGTTTGGCCAGCAGCGCCTGCGGAACCTGTAA